The Blautia pseudococcoides genome segment CGTATCTGGAGGTGCTCCGTATGGAACCACTCAATCCTGATGACAGTATTGTAACCTTTTAATACCAGGGGGATAAAATGAAAATATCACAATTAAGCTACTTTATAACCATTGCACAGCTTGAAAATATGTCAAGGGCTGCGGAATTGCTCCATATATCCCAATCCTCTCTGTCTAAAACCATTGCTGCGCTGGAGTCAGAGCTTGAGACACCGCTTTTTGACCGGACATCCAAGCAGCTCTCACTCAATCCTGCCGGAAAACGCTTCTTAAAGAGCTGTGATCTTATACTGCAGGAATATCAAACTCTGAAAAACGACATCCAGCTCATGACCACAGGATCCGATACCCGGATAAAGATCGGGAGCTGCGGGTCCATTGACAGGCTGTACCCCTGTATGGCAGGTTTTAAGAATATCCATGCGGAAACAGAATATACGCTTAACAGCTATATCGAGGATGTGGAGTATCTGGACATCAATGAATACGATGTCCTCATCTATCCCGCAGAACTTCAGTATGACCGGTTCACCGGCTTCGGTTTTAGCACAGAAAATTACATGCTGGCCGTCCCCACAGTGCACAGTCTCTCCAAAAGTACGGCAGTCAGCCTGAAAATGCTGAACGAACTTGATTTTGTCTTTCTCCGCCATAAGAAGTCCTTCCCTGAACATGCTTACAAAATCTATAAGGCGCTGACCATCCGGGGGGCCTCCCAGTCCTTTGTCGATTCGCGTGAGATGCACCGGCAGATAATCGCCTCCGGCATCGCTGTCGGTTTTGTTTCCGAAAACTGCTCTGATTTTTACCGTTCCAAAAACATACGGCTGATCCCTCTGCTGGACCACCGTTTCTCGCGTGAGCTCAGGATCTGCTTCAAGCGGGATAAACATCTGACAGATTTCGGCCGCAGTTTCAGGGATTTTACTATAAACTATTTTTCCTTAAAGGAGATATCGTAGCTATCCGTTATCCTCATAGCTGCAAGAGTAAAGAAAGGATGGTATCAGAATTATGGAGAAACGTTACGAAAGAAATATACCTTCCATAAGTGAAGAAGAACAGGCTGTACTTGTCTCAAAAAAAGTTCTGGTCATTGGCTGCGGAGGCCTGGGGGGATATGTTCTGGAATATCTTGCCCGGCTTGGGGTTGGGCATATTACGGTTGTCGACAAC includes the following:
- a CDS encoding LysR family transcriptional regulator; its protein translation is MKISQLSYFITIAQLENMSRAAELLHISQSSLSKTIAALESELETPLFDRTSKQLSLNPAGKRFLKSCDLILQEYQTLKNDIQLMTTGSDTRIKIGSCGSIDRLYPCMAGFKNIHAETEYTLNSYIEDVEYLDINEYDVLIYPAELQYDRFTGFGFSTENYMLAVPTVHSLSKSTAVSLKMLNELDFVFLRHKKSFPEHAYKIYKALTIRGASQSFVDSREMHRQIIASGIAVGFVSENCSDFYRSKNIRLIPLLDHRFSRELRICFKRDKHLTDFGRSFRDFTINYFSLKEIS